GGTCGGTGCGGGCCGCCCGCAGCACCCGGTGCACGGGCCGGTCCCGCAGGGGCGCGGCGGGGGCGGTGTCGAGAGCGGTCATCTGATCCTCACCCGCGGGTCGATGGCGGCCTGCGCGAGGTCCACCAGCAGGTTGACGATGACGTAGGTGAACGCGATCGCGATGGTGACGCCCGCGATGGCGGGGGCGTCGGACGAGCGGATCGAGTCGGCGGCGTACCGGCCGAGCCCCGGCCAGTTGAAGATGGCCTCGACCAGGAAGGCGTTCACCAGCGAGAAGGCGAACACGAGCGCCAGCAGCGCCAGCACCGGGCTGAGCGCCGGACGCAGCGAGAACCGCGTCAGCACCTGCCACCGGGTGAAGCCGAGGGCCCGTTCCAGCCGCGCGTGGTTCTGCGTGGACTCCTCGATGAGCGCGGCGCGCGTCATCTGGGCGACCACGCCGGTCGGGTAGGCCGCGATCGCGGCCGCGGGCAGCACCAGGTGCGCCAGCGTGCTGCCGAGGATCGGCCAGTTCCCGGTGATCAGCGCGTCCACCGCCGTGATGTTGGTGTACAGGTGCAGCGGGCTGGTGCCGTCCAGCCTGGGGTCGTACTCGCCGGCGACGGGGAGCCAGCCCAGCTTGGTGGCGAAGACGTTCTGCGCGAAGAGCGCCAGCAGGAAGACCGGCACCGACACGCCCGCCATCGAGGTGATCCGGATGGACCCGTCGGCCGGCTTGCCCCGGAACCGGGCGGCGAGCACCCCGAGCGGGATGCCCACCAGCACCGCGATGATCACCCCGGTGCCGACCAGTTCCAGCGAGGCGGGGAAGGCGGTGGAGATGTCACCGAGCACGTCCTGGCGGGTGTGCAGGCTGATTCCCCAGTCGCCCCGGACCAGCGAGGTGAGGTAGTCCCAGAGCTGGACGGGCAGCGTGTCGTCCAGGCCGAGTTCCGCGCGGGTCCGGGCGAGCTCGGCGGCGGAGGCCCGGGGCCCGGCGTAGGTCACCGCCGGGTCCCCGGGGACCAGCCGCATCACCACGAAGGTGAGCACCACGACACCGGCGACGACGAACGCGGCCTGTGCCAGGCGTCGAAGCAGGTAGCGGGTCATGTCACGCGGCCGGGCTGAGCTCGTGGGCGAACACGACGTTCGGATACGCCGGGTCGTCGGTGTAGCCGTCGACGTCCGCCGAGTACGCCCGCTGGTACTGCTGGACGAACAGCGGCGCGGCGACGGCCTGGTCGACCAGGAGCTTGCGCTGGAGCGACGCGTACGACGCCTCCGCCGCGGACCGGTTCGTGGCGGTCAGCTCCGGCAGCTTGTCGATCTCACCGTCGACGGCGGAGTCGTCGAGGTAGGTGAGGTTGAAGTTGACCGGGTCGGCCGAGCGGAACAGGTTCAGGAACCAGCTGTAGGCGTCCGGGTAGTCCGGGTACCAGTACATGACGAAGACATCCTGGCGCTTCGCCGCGTCCTTGCTCTTGGCACGGTCCCACTGGGCGTCCCACTGCATCGGCTTCGCCTGGAGCTTGACGTTCAGGCCCTTGAGCGCGGAGCTGAGCAGCGTCACGAACTTCTGCTGGTCGTCGTCGCCCTGCGCGTAGGTGAGGTCGAGCGTCAGCGACTTCTTGCCCGGACCGTACCCGGCCTCGTTCAGCAGCCGCGTCGCCGCCGCGGTGTCCTGGCGTCCGGCCAGACCAGGCGTGGCGCCGGTGAGCCCGGTCGGGACGACGCCGCTGGCGGCGGTCCCCGAGCCCTTGAGCGTCGACACGAGGCCGTTGTAGTCGATCGCCGCCTGGACCGCCTTGCGGAGCTTGACGTCCTTCAGCGGGCCGGCCTCGGTGTTGAAGAACGCCATGAGGTTCTGGAACGAGGGCACCGAGGCGGTCTTGAGGCTCTTCATCCCCTTCGCCTGGGCGAACAGCTGCGGGTTCAGCCGGTGCACGTAGCTGACGTCACCGGCCTGCAACTGCTGCCACGCGGTGGTGACCTGCGGGGTGTTGCGGAACTCGACGCTGGTGTAGTGCGAGCCCTTCCAGCCGCCCCAGTAGTCCTTGAACTGGCCCAGCCGGACCTCGGCCTCCTGCCCCTTGTTCCAGGAGGCGACGGTGTACGGGCCGCTGCCCGTGTCGTGGCCCTTCGCGACGTAGTCCTTCAGGTCGCCGCCGCCGGGAGCCTTCGTGTCGTAGATGTAGGAGGCGTAGCCGGAGGAGGAGACCAGGTCGAGCGGCGCCGCGTACTTCAGCTCGAACACCAGCGTCTGCGGGTCCGGCGTCTCGATCGTCTTCACCGGTTCCCAGATGTAGGCCGCGCCGCCCTTCATCTTCATCGTCCGCTCGATCGCGGCCTTGGCGACGCTGGAGGTCAGCGCGGTGCCGGTGTGGAACTTCACGCCCTCCCGCAGGGTGAACGTCCACTTCTTGCCGCCGTCGGACGAGGCCCACTTGGTCGCCAGCCGCGGCTCGACCTTCTTGGACTCGGTGTTGTACCGCGTCAGCGACTCGTAGACGTTCTGCATCGCGATGATCTCGTTGGAGTACGAGGTCGCGGGATCCCAGTCGGTGACGACGTTGAGGTTGAACGAGTAGACGAACGCGCTGGACGTGGAGGCCGTCTTGCGGACGGCTCCGCCCGAGCAGCCGGTGACGGTCACGGCGACAGCCGCCGCGAGCGCCAGTGATCTTATGCGCCAGGTCATGACGGGATCTCCTTGCAGGGGGACCGGACAGGGGGGAGTGGGGGCCGGGCTAGAGGTTGCCGAGCGGGCCGGCGGCCTTCACCCGCAGCCGCAGCGCGGGTTCGGGCAGGTAACTCATCGGTACTTCGGTGATCTCCACGACCTCCACTCCGGCCGGATCGGCTCCGGCCTGCACGGCCCGGCGGCCGGCGACGCCGGACGCCTCGGCGATGGCCTCCCTGCGGCCCTCGCCTGCCGGGATGATGGTCTCGATGGTCCCGCTGACCATGGCGATCGCCGCGCCGACGGCGTTGGCGATGTCCCCGTGCGCGGGGCGGATCACCTCGGCGACGCCGGCCAGGGCGTCGGGGATCAGGAACGACCCGCCGCCCACCGCGACCAGCGGCTGGTCGGTCTTGCCGAGGGTCATCCGGTCGACGGCGTCGGCCAGCATCTGGTCGGCGGTCTCCACCGCCGAGCCGAGCGCGCCGCGCAGCCGCTCGGGGATCGGCGAGCCGGCCGGCGCGCCCCGGCCGACCAGCGCGCCCGCGTCGGTCATGGTGGGGGTGTCGCCGCCGAAGGTCAGCGCCTTCTCGGTGATCCGGTAGCCGACCGACTGCGGCCCGACCGACCCGTCCGGCCCGATGACGGTGCCGCCGCCGAGCGCGAGCGCGAGGATGTCGGGCATCCGGAAGTTGGTCCGCACCCCGCCGATCTCGACGCCCGCGGACGACTCCC
The sequence above is a segment of the Actinomadura coerulea genome. Coding sequences within it:
- a CDS encoding ABC transporter permease: MTRYLLRRLAQAAFVVAGVVVLTFVVMRLVPGDPAVTYAGPRASAAELARTRAELGLDDTLPVQLWDYLTSLVRGDWGISLHTRQDVLGDISTAFPASLELVGTGVIIAVLVGIPLGVLAARFRGKPADGSIRITSMAGVSVPVFLLALFAQNVFATKLGWLPVAGEYDPRLDGTSPLHLYTNITAVDALITGNWPILGSTLAHLVLPAAAIAAYPTGVVAQMTRAALIEESTQNHARLERALGFTRWQVLTRFSLRPALSPVLALLALVFAFSLVNAFLVEAIFNWPGLGRYAADSIRSSDAPAIAGVTIAIAFTYVIVNLLVDLAQAAIDPRVRIR
- a CDS encoding ABC transporter substrate-binding protein, translating into MTWRIRSLALAAAVAVTVTGCSGGAVRKTASTSSAFVYSFNLNVVTDWDPATSYSNEIIAMQNVYESLTRYNTESKKVEPRLATKWASSDGGKKWTFTLREGVKFHTGTALTSSVAKAAIERTMKMKGGAAYIWEPVKTIETPDPQTLVFELKYAAPLDLVSSSGYASYIYDTKAPGGGDLKDYVAKGHDTGSGPYTVASWNKGQEAEVRLGQFKDYWGGWKGSHYTSVEFRNTPQVTTAWQQLQAGDVSYVHRLNPQLFAQAKGMKSLKTASVPSFQNLMAFFNTEAGPLKDVKLRKAVQAAIDYNGLVSTLKGSGTAASGVVPTGLTGATPGLAGRQDTAAATRLLNEAGYGPGKKSLTLDLTYAQGDDDQQKFVTLLSSALKGLNVKLQAKPMQWDAQWDRAKSKDAAKRQDVFVMYWYPDYPDAYSWFLNLFRSADPVNFNLTYLDDSAVDGEIDKLPELTATNRSAAEASYASLQRKLLVDQAVAAPLFVQQYQRAYSADVDGYTDDPAYPNVVFAHELSPAA